In Candidatus Hydrogenedens sp., the genomic window ATGACCATGTAAAAGTAAAATATCTTCTTATCCTCTGTTTTATTAATGTAATACTTATTTTTACTCACTACATCTTTTTCTGGATACCTTTGGCAGAATCCCTGTTTTTAATTCTTAATAGAAGAATCAATAAACGGAATATCTTGTTTCTCTTTCTGAATTCTACAATGATAGGTTTCGTTATTTTTTATTTAGGATTTTTCATTCGCACCAATAATATTGAATTTGCACCTGAAAAAGGTATCAAACAAATATTCCTTTTTATTTTCAGTGTGATGGATTATGAGATTCCTTCAATGACCTCTTGGGGAATACTCATACAGCCGTTGTTTTTCGTTCACAGGCAAATACCACCATGGCTAAATCATTTTTTTGAATATGCACCCAAAATCGTTGTCTACAGCGGAAATTGTCTTCTTTCACTTCTTCTCCTATACCTACTCGCAAAAGAATTATTTTATATCATAAAAAATAAAACCTTACCAAAAAATATATCCTGCTATTTACTCTTTTTCGGAGTCATAATGCCGATTTGTTTTGGGCTAATTCAGATAATCTTAGGAATAAACATTTCGATGGTTCGCTATTTCTACCTGTCTTTTATATGCAAAATTGCCCTATTATACATTTTCCTAATTCAAATTAGAAATAAAAATCTTTACAGATTTCTAACCACAATTACCGTTTTGTTCTTCATTCATCAATTCATTATTTACAGGGCTTGTTTGCCATATTCAGACTGGGACACATGTGCCAAATATATCAATGAACGAACCATAGCTAATGACATTATTATTACTGGTAGATTTGAAGAAGCAGTCACATTAAAATACGCAATGCCTAATCCCAATACCACACCTATTCTATATTCTACATCCATAAAATCTGCAATAGATGGAATACTGGATTTACAACACAAAAACCCATCTTCAACTATCTGGCTGATTTATAGTATGCAATGGAATTTTAACATGCCATGCATACTACGAGAAGAACTCAAAAAACGGGATATTAATTTTCACGAAAAAGTCTTCCCCTCCTTTGAAGGTATCGCCTCTTATGAAATACCACCAAAAATCCAACACGAAAACAATAAAACTACCTACGATGCATTTTACAACTGTAACCCAGAATATCAGTGGGAAGATGAAAAGAAAAACAGAAAAGATAAAATGCTCAAAATCTTAGAACAGTACCGCTCACACAAACTT contains:
- a CDS encoding glycosyltransferase family 39 protein; translated protein: MNTIKKYYLIIILFLISVIAIISLPQKPSLWGDELLGGVLFTEASSAIEFLTVQGSVGPEVAPIYPLLLYFNAKYLHIPLNTFRYFSVLCCLFSSLFIYLSISKFASSKIAFLTSVSVALVPIHLWYSMLLRPHALAFLLSTISFYFFTLINNDHVKVKYLLILCFINVILIFTHYIFFWIPLAESLFLILNRRINKRNILFLFLNSTMIGFVIFYLGFFIRTNNIEFAPEKGIKQIFLFIFSVMDYEIPSMTSWGILIQPLFFVHRQIPPWLNHFFEYAPKIVVYSGNCLLSLLLLYLLAKELFYIIKNKTLPKNISCYLLFFGVIMPICFGLIQIILGINISMVRYFYLSFICKIALLYIFLIQIRNKNLYRFLTTITVLFFIHQFIIYRACLPYSDWDTCAKYINERTIANDIIITGRFEEAVTLKYAMPNPNTTPILYSTSIKSAIDGILDLQHKNPSSTIWLIYSMQWNFNMPCILREELKKRDINFHEKVFPSFEGIASYEIPPKIQHENNKTTYDAFYNCNPEYQWEDEKKNRKDKMLKILEQYRSHKLNNESLLDWLVFPDGSAGLNTTPQLTFQLIAMDKKNEAQGLFRHFSNQTIWANIALILFLTETGQLTTAEEIFIPLAKRNIYLACLLKPIWKNYAEGKYSELLEQCHQLKKAGFPLAYLLETIVQLKTETRSQKILQSGLFPLNNTAKILLLN